A genomic segment from Capra hircus breed San Clemente chromosome 15, ASM170441v1, whole genome shotgun sequence encodes:
- the THY1 gene encoding thy-1 membrane glycoprotein, with protein MNPTIGIALLLTVLQVARGQKVTSLTACLVNQSLRLDCHHENTTTTPMQYEFSLTRDTKKWVLSGSNGVTRPEYSSRTKFFSKYNLKVLYLSNFTTKDEGTYTCELRLSGPNPTVSNKDVSVFRDKLVRCGGISLLIQNTSWLLLLLLSLPLLQAMDFISL; from the exons ATGAACCCTACCATTGGCATCGCCCTCCTGCTGACAG TCTTACAGGTGGCCCGTGGGCAGAAGGTGACCAGCCTGACAGCCTGCCTGGTGAACCAGAGCCTTCGTCTAGACTGCCATCATGAGAATACCACCACCACGCCCATGCAGTATGAGTTCAGCCTGACCCGTGATACAAAGAAGTGGGTGCTCTCTGGCTCCAATGGGGTCACTAGGCCAGAATACAGCTCCCGAACCAAATTCTTCAGCAAGTACAACCTCAAGGTCCTCTACCTGTCCAACTTCACCACCAAGGATGAGGGGACCTACACATGTGAACTCCGCCTCTCTGGCCCGAATCCCACCGTCTCCAATAAGGATGTCTCTGTGTTCAGAG ATAAACTGGTCAGGTGTGGGGGCATAAGCCTGCTGATCCAGAACACctcgtggctgctgctgctgctgctctccctgcctctgctgcaggCCATGGACTTCATCTCCCTGTGA